In Micromonospora sp. WMMA1363, a genomic segment contains:
- a CDS encoding cystathionine gamma-lyase: protein MTADHDGTRCVRAGLPEPEPGEPFLPGPVFAAPYHLDPWMGPAAAPNGYGRADNPTRRLLEAAIGELEGGDCRVFASGQAAITGLLLTVLRPGDTVVLPSDGYFPVRTFATDTLAGVGVRVLFAPTVGPYPDFDGVRLVLVETPANPGLDVVDVPALVGRARAAGALVAVDNTTATPLGQRPLDLGADLVVASGTKALTGHSDLLLGYVASRSAELLTAVAGWRTATGAVLGAFDAWLAHRSLGTLDLRLARQTANAQALARLLATRPDVTGLRWPGLPDDPAYPVASAQMRRMPGVLCFDLGDADRVGRFLDAARLVAAATSFGGLHTSADRRAQWGDDTAPGFLRLSCGVEDTADLVADVTAALDVAHR, encoded by the coding sequence GTGACGGCCGACCACGACGGCACCCGCTGCGTCCGGGCCGGGCTGCCCGAGCCCGAGCCGGGAGAGCCGTTCCTGCCCGGACCGGTCTTCGCCGCGCCGTACCACCTCGACCCGTGGATGGGGCCGGCGGCGGCACCGAACGGTTACGGCCGGGCGGACAACCCCACCCGGCGGCTGCTGGAGGCGGCGATCGGGGAGCTGGAGGGCGGCGACTGTCGGGTCTTCGCCAGCGGTCAGGCCGCGATCACCGGGCTGCTACTGACCGTACTGCGCCCGGGGGACACGGTGGTACTCCCGTCCGACGGCTACTTCCCGGTGCGGACGTTCGCCACCGACACCCTGGCGGGCGTCGGCGTCCGGGTGCTGTTCGCGCCGACCGTCGGGCCGTACCCGGACTTCGACGGCGTACGGCTGGTGTTGGTGGAGACCCCGGCCAATCCCGGCCTGGACGTTGTCGACGTGCCCGCGCTGGTTGGCCGGGCGCGCGCCGCGGGCGCTCTGGTGGCGGTGGACAACACCACCGCGACGCCGCTCGGACAGCGCCCGTTGGACCTCGGTGCCGACCTGGTGGTGGCCTCCGGGACCAAGGCTCTCACCGGTCACTCCGATCTCCTGCTGGGGTACGTCGCCAGCCGGTCGGCCGAGCTGCTGACGGCCGTGGCGGGATGGCGGACGGCCACCGGGGCGGTGCTGGGAGCGTTCGACGCCTGGCTGGCGCACCGGTCGTTGGGCACCCTCGACCTGCGCCTGGCGCGGCAGACCGCGAACGCCCAGGCGCTCGCCCGGCTGCTCGCCACCCGGCCGGACGTGACCGGCCTGCGCTGGCCGGGGCTCCCGGACGATCCGGCGTATCCGGTGGCCTCGGCCCAGATGCGACGGATGCCCGGGGTGCTCTGCTTCGATCTGGGCGACGCGGACCGGGTGGGCCGGTTCCTCGACGCGGCCCGGCTGGTCGCGGCGGCCACCTCGTTCGGCGGTCTGCACACCTCCGCCGATCGGCGGGCACAGTGGGGGGACGACACCGCGCCCGGTTTCCTCCGCCTCTCCTGCGGCGTGGAGGACACCGCCGACCTGGTCGCGGACGTTACCGCTGCGCTTGACGTCGCCCACCGATGA
- a CDS encoding putative protein N(5)-glutamine methyltransferase, whose protein sequence is MTVPVDRAALVARLRAAGCVYAEDEAALLVAAAGNPAALAALVERRVAGQPLEHLLGWAEFGGVRVAVDPGVFVPRARSLLLVSAAVAVAGPAPAVAELCCGSGALSILLAERLEPRFLAAVDVDPAAVACAGRNLAGRGVPVFAGDLFEPLPAGWRGRLDLVVANAPYVPTEAVALMPAEARLHEARVALDGGPDGLAVLRRVAAGAAQWLAPGGHLVVEAGAAQVDGLRGVLAAVGLASSVVHDGDLDATAVTARRESPGGDGP, encoded by the coding sequence ATGACCGTGCCGGTCGACCGGGCCGCCCTGGTGGCGCGGTTGCGCGCCGCCGGCTGCGTCTACGCCGAGGACGAGGCGGCGCTGCTGGTCGCCGCGGCCGGCAACCCGGCGGCGTTGGCCGCCCTGGTCGAGCGCCGGGTGGCCGGGCAGCCACTGGAGCACCTGCTCGGTTGGGCGGAGTTCGGCGGCGTCCGGGTCGCCGTAGACCCGGGCGTCTTCGTGCCACGGGCCCGCAGCCTGCTGCTGGTGTCGGCGGCGGTCGCGGTGGCCGGCCCGGCCCCGGCCGTGGCGGAACTGTGCTGCGGCTCCGGGGCGCTGAGCATTCTGCTCGCCGAGCGGCTCGAGCCCCGTTTCCTCGCGGCGGTGGACGTCGACCCGGCGGCCGTGGCGTGCGCCGGTCGCAACCTGGCCGGGCGGGGGGTGCCGGTGTTCGCCGGTGACCTGTTCGAGCCGCTGCCCGCCGGGTGGCGCGGGCGGCTGGACCTGGTGGTGGCCAACGCCCCGTACGTGCCGACGGAGGCCGTCGCGCTGATGCCGGCCGAGGCTCGGCTGCACGAGGCCCGGGTGGCGCTCGACGGCGGCCCGGACGGGCTGGCGGTGCTGCGCCGTGTCGCGGCCGGCGCGGCGCAGTGGCTGGCGCCGGGTGGGCACCTGGTGGTGGAGGCCGGCGCGGCGCAGGTGGACGGGCTGCGTGGAGTGCTCGCGGCGGTTGGGCTCGCGTCCTCGGTGGTTCATGACGGTGACCTGGACGCGACCGCGGTCACCGCCCGCCGGGAATCGCCTGGCGGCGACGGGCCGTGA
- a CDS encoding ROK family protein: MDKAGVPVAVGLDNGGTSNNATVLTVDGRFLVDGLLETPSEVQVGPAAAIEALARAFDGALALTGVPRELVRAVGLDTPGPASAAGVLSSRGATNFSPPAWRGYDVRGALERRLDLPVVYLNDGNAAALYAHHSFFGVDAMRRSSVSAIVGTGLGGGVVEGGRAVAGAAGMAGELGHVHLPLAGLLAPGQPEPTCACGFVGDAESVASLTGIVRNLLPYWLTRFPGHPLAAEPPARAAKLVRGLGERGDPLAREIFTQQAMAIGRLFTVAANFTDPHAYFVGGGVVEAAPEFRDWFLATVREHTVLRAEQAAEATFALVPDRDMAGARGVAIAALEALRAEPAPQPLVGG; this comes from the coding sequence GTGGACAAGGCAGGCGTGCCGGTAGCCGTCGGGCTGGACAACGGCGGCACCAGCAACAACGCGACGGTCCTCACCGTTGACGGGCGGTTCCTGGTCGACGGGCTGCTGGAGACTCCGAGCGAGGTGCAGGTCGGCCCGGCGGCGGCGATCGAGGCACTCGCGCGGGCCTTCGACGGGGCGCTGGCGTTGACCGGTGTGCCCCGGGAGCTGGTTCGCGCGGTGGGGCTGGACACTCCCGGGCCGGCCAGCGCCGCCGGAGTCCTCTCCTCCCGTGGCGCCACGAACTTCTCCCCGCCGGCGTGGCGGGGGTACGACGTGCGGGGTGCCCTGGAACGGCGGCTCGACCTGCCGGTGGTGTACCTCAACGACGGCAACGCCGCCGCCCTCTATGCGCATCACAGCTTTTTTGGCGTCGATGCCATGCGCCGTTCGTCGGTCTCCGCCATCGTCGGCACCGGGCTTGGCGGGGGCGTGGTCGAGGGCGGCCGGGCGGTCGCCGGGGCGGCCGGGATGGCCGGCGAGCTGGGGCATGTGCACCTGCCGTTGGCCGGGCTGCTCGCGCCCGGTCAGCCGGAGCCCACCTGCGCCTGCGGCTTCGTCGGGGACGCGGAGAGCGTTGCCTCGCTGACCGGGATCGTGCGCAACCTGCTGCCGTACTGGCTGACCCGCTTTCCCGGGCATCCGCTGGCCGCCGAGCCGCCGGCGCGGGCCGCCAAGCTGGTACGCGGCCTCGGCGAGCGGGGCGACCCGTTGGCCCGGGAGATCTTCACCCAGCAGGCGATGGCGATCGGCCGGCTCTTCACCGTCGCTGCCAACTTCACCGACCCGCACGCGTACTTCGTCGGCGGTGGCGTGGTGGAGGCGGCGCCGGAGTTCCGCGACTGGTTCCTCGCCACGGTGCGGGAGCACACCGTGCTGCGCGCGGAGCAGGCGGCCGAGGCCACCTTCGCCCTGGTGCCCGACCGGGACATGGCCGGCGCCCGGGGCGTGGCCATCGCGGCGCTGGAGGCGTTGCGGGCGGAGCCCGCGCCCCAACCGCTGGTCGGCGGCTAG
- a CDS encoding DUF397 domain-containing protein produces the protein MTPKINAELALARWRKSSHSGDEGACVEIATLPRKVGVRDSKDPGGPLLLFAPAAWAAFAAAPPHR, from the coding sequence ATGACACCGAAGATCAATGCGGAACTGGCCCTGGCCAGGTGGCGCAAGAGTAGCCACAGCGGCGACGAGGGAGCCTGCGTCGAGATCGCGACGCTACCCAGGAAGGTAGGCGTCCGCGACTCGAAGGACCCGGGCGGGCCGCTGCTCCTCTTCGCACCGGCGGCCTGGGCGGCCTTCGCCGCGGCGCCACCCCACCGCTGA
- a CDS encoding helix-turn-helix transcriptional regulator — MPPKTARARRLGIALRTHREAAGFTLEAAADEINSTRSTLSRYENAQTLVSPATVRALLTLYGVGSDEVAAAAQLAKDARKPGWWVSYSYLLDRRTIDFIALEAEATGIANFEPSVVPGLLQTADYIRGVMRGGPHTLGDEQVEQRVQLRLDRQQRLTAGNPPILDAIIDEGALLRPVGDRTVMEAQLGHLLKIGELPNVTIQVIPLAAGYHRGTRGSLHILEFADPEDPIIASVETVAGQMVLDRPGDLRTCTKIMEHLRSVALSPAASRDQLRQLVKGR; from the coding sequence ATGCCACCGAAGACCGCCCGCGCCCGCCGGCTGGGCATCGCGCTGCGCACCCACCGGGAGGCTGCCGGGTTCACCCTGGAAGCCGCAGCCGACGAGATCAACAGCACCCGCAGCACGCTCTCCCGGTACGAGAACGCCCAGACCCTGGTCAGCCCGGCCACCGTACGCGCGCTGCTCACGCTCTACGGCGTCGGGTCGGACGAGGTGGCGGCGGCCGCGCAACTCGCCAAGGACGCCCGCAAGCCTGGCTGGTGGGTGTCGTACTCGTACCTGCTCGACCGGCGCACCATCGACTTCATCGCGTTGGAGGCGGAGGCCACCGGCATCGCGAACTTCGAGCCCTCGGTGGTGCCCGGCCTGCTCCAGACCGCCGACTACATCCGCGGGGTGATGCGGGGCGGCCCACACACCCTCGGCGACGAGCAGGTCGAGCAGCGGGTGCAGCTACGCCTGGACCGCCAGCAGCGACTCACGGCCGGCAACCCACCGATCCTCGACGCGATCATCGACGAGGGCGCGCTGCTCCGGCCGGTCGGCGACCGCACGGTGATGGAGGCCCAGCTCGGACACCTGCTGAAGATCGGCGAGCTGCCCAACGTCACCATCCAGGTGATCCCGCTGGCCGCCGGCTACCACCGAGGCACCCGGGGCTCCCTGCACATCCTGGAGTTCGCCGACCCCGAGGATCCGATCATCGCCTCGGTGGAGACCGTCGCCGGGCAGATGGTCCTGGACCGGCCGGGCGACCTGCGCACCTGCACCAAGATCATGGAGCACCTGCGGAGCGTCGCGCTCAGCCCGGCGGCGAGCCGCGACCAGCTCCGGCAACTCGTGAAGGGACGGTAG
- a CDS encoding D-alanine--D-alanine ligase family protein: MTTPGRTRVAIVFGGRSPEHGISCVSAGSVIAALDPDEYEVVPVGITRAGQWVLTSGDPGQLAISARRLPEITAASGTDIVLRADPTGNGLMVLDPTEGPRALADVDVVFPVLHGAYGEDGTIQGMLEMAGIPYVGANVFASAAAMDKEFTKKLCAADGIPVGPYVVLRNGMTLGEDDKRRLGLPVFVKPSRAGSSFGITKVDDWADLDDAVATARQIDPKVLVEGAIVGREIECGVLEGESGGAPEASVLAEVRVVGDYDFYDFEAKYIDADSACEYDIPAGLPERAARQIREHAVRAFTALDCAGLARVDFFVTPELDVYLNEINTMPGFTPSSMFPRMWAAAGLEYPKLVNRLIRTALHRGIGLH; the protein is encoded by the coding sequence GTGACCACCCCAGGCAGGACCCGCGTGGCGATCGTCTTCGGCGGACGTAGTCCGGAGCACGGCATCTCCTGCGTGAGCGCCGGCAGCGTGATCGCGGCGCTCGACCCGGACGAGTACGAGGTCGTCCCGGTGGGCATCACCCGCGCCGGCCAGTGGGTGCTGACCAGCGGTGATCCAGGTCAGCTGGCGATCAGCGCCCGGCGGCTGCCGGAGATCACCGCAGCGTCCGGTACCGACATCGTGCTGCGGGCCGACCCCACCGGCAACGGGCTGATGGTGCTCGACCCGACCGAAGGGCCCCGGGCCCTCGCCGACGTGGATGTGGTCTTCCCGGTCCTGCACGGCGCGTACGGCGAGGACGGCACCATCCAGGGCATGCTGGAGATGGCCGGCATCCCGTACGTCGGGGCGAACGTCTTCGCCTCCGCCGCCGCCATGGACAAGGAGTTCACCAAGAAGCTGTGCGCTGCCGATGGCATCCCGGTCGGCCCGTACGTGGTGCTCCGCAACGGCATGACGTTGGGCGAGGACGACAAGCGCCGCCTCGGTCTGCCGGTTTTCGTCAAACCTTCCCGGGCCGGCTCGTCCTTCGGTATCACCAAAGTCGACGACTGGGCGGACCTCGACGACGCGGTCGCCACCGCCCGGCAGATCGACCCCAAGGTGCTCGTCGAGGGTGCGATCGTCGGCCGGGAAATCGAGTGCGGCGTCCTGGAGGGGGAGTCCGGCGGCGCGCCGGAGGCGTCCGTGCTCGCCGAGGTCCGGGTGGTCGGCGACTACGACTTCTACGACTTCGAGGCGAAGTACATCGACGCCGACTCCGCCTGCGAGTACGACATCCCCGCCGGCCTGCCGGAGCGGGCGGCCCGCCAGATCCGGGAGCACGCCGTCCGCGCGTTCACCGCGCTCGACTGCGCGGGTCTGGCCCGGGTGGACTTCTTCGTCACGCCGGAGCTGGACGTCTACCTCAACGAGATCAATACGATGCCCGGCTTCACCCCGTCGTCGATGTTCCCGCGGATGTGGGCGGCGGCCGGCTTGGAGTACCCGAAGCTGGTTAACCGCCTGATCCGCACCGCTCTGCACCGCGGTATCGGCCTGCACTGA